A single genomic interval of Mangifera indica cultivar Alphonso chromosome 5, CATAS_Mindica_2.1, whole genome shotgun sequence harbors:
- the LOC123215775 gene encoding probable galacturonosyltransferase-like 9, with the protein MMVGFQLNAAFSLLLVYLLFPSFCLGIRYIPIRVIDGGDVLGFDRFAEAPDYRNGRGCQVSANEREFGLNPSSCDPSLVHIAMTLDSEYIRGSIAAVHSVIKHASCPENIFFHLISAEFDPASPRILTQLVRSTFPSLKFKVYIFREDTVINLISSSIREALENPLNYARNYLGDILDTCVHRVIYLDSDLILVDDIDKLWDTTLTGSKIIGAPEYCHANFTTYFTDNFWSDPLLSRVFGSRKPCYFNTGVMVMDLMKWREGNYRRRIEFWMEMQKQKRIYELGSLPPFLLVFGGNVQAIDHRWNQHGLGGDNVKGSCRSLHPGPVSLLHWSGKGKPWVRLDTRKPCPLDHLWEPYDLYKQKNIVAKEQPSLVFSSSSSSSPLIEFASYL; encoded by the coding sequence ATGATGGTCGGTTTCCAACTAAACGCTGCCTTTTCGCTACTCCTTGTTTATTTACTGTTTCCATCGTTTTGTCTTGGCATTCGTTATATTCCGATCAGAGTCATTGACGGTGGAGATGTGCTGGGTTTTGATCGATTCGCTGAGGCGCCAGACTACCGTAACGGGAGAGGCTGTCAGGTGTCAGCCAATGAGAGGGAGTTTGGATTGAATCCTTCATCGTGTGACCCCTCTTTAGTTCACATCGCAATGACTCTTGACTCTGAATATATTCGTGGTTCCATCGCAGCTGTCCATTCAGTTATCAAACACGCCTCTTGTCCTGAAAACATCTTCTTCCATCTCATATCAGCTGAGTTCGACCCGGCCAGCCCCCGAATCTTGACTCAACTCGTTCGATCTACGTTCCCTTCGCTCAAGTTCAAAGTGTACATCTTCCGTGAAGACACGGTCATAAATCTGATATCATCTTCAATCCGTGAAGCTCTAGAGAACCCATTGAACTACGCAAGAAACTACCTTGGGGACATCCTGGATACCTGCGTCCACCGAGTCATTTACCTCGACTCAGACCTCATACTGGTCGACGACATTGATAAACTCTGGGACACAACCTTAACTGGGTCCAAAATCATCGGCGCACCAGAGTATTGTCATGCGAATTTCACGACATACTTCACCGACAATTTCTGGTCTGACCCGCTTCTGTCACGGGTTTTCGGGTCAAGAAAGCCTTGCTACTTCAACACGGGTGTGATGGTGATGGATTTAATGAAGTGGCGAGAAGGAAATTACAGGAGAAGAATAGAGTTCTGGATGGAAATGCAGAAGCAAAAGAGGATCTATGAGCTGGGTTCTTTGCCTCCATTTTTACTGGTATTTGGTGGTAATGTACAGGCCATTGATCACCGGTGGAACCAGCACGGACTCGGTGGTGATAATGTGAAGGGCAGCTGTCGGTCATTGCATCCGGGTCCGGTTAGTTTATTACATTGGAGCGGAAAGGGTAAGCCTTGGGTCAGACTTGACACCAGAAAGCCTTGTCCTCTTGATCATCTTTGGGAACCGTATGATCTTTACAAGCAGAAAAATATTGTGGCCAAAGAACAGCCTTCTTTGGTGTTTTCATCTTCTAGTTCGTCGTCTCCATTGATCGAATTCGCAAGTTATTTGTAA
- the LOC123216944 gene encoding pyruvate dehydrogenase E1 component subunit alpha, mitochondrial, producing MALSRLTSSSTARSSTLLKPLTTVFLLRRPISTDTTPLIIETSVPFTAHNCEAPSRSVETSPKELFSFFRDMALMRRMEISADSLYKAKLIRGFCHLYDGQEAVAVGMEAAITKKDCIITSYRDHCTFVARGGTQLEVFAELMGRKDGCSRGKGGSMHFYKKDAGFYGGHGIVGAQIPLGCGLAFAQKYSKDETVTFALYGDGAANQGQLFEALNISALWDLPAILVCENNHYGMGTAEWRAAKSPAYYKRGDYVPGLKVDGMDAFAVKQACKFTKEHALKNGPIILEMDTYRYHGHSMSDPGSTYRTRDEISGVRQERDPIERIRKLILSHDLATEKELKDIEKEVRKEVDEAIAKAKESPMPDPSELFTNVYVKGFGIEACGPDRKEVRGVLP from the exons ATGGCTCTATCACGCCTTACCTCCTCCTCCACCGCTCGATCTTCAACCCTCCTTAAACCTCTAACCACCGTCTTTCTCCTCCGCCGTCCGATCTCTACCGACACCACGCCCCTCATTATTGAGACTTCCGTCCCTTTCACGGCCCACAATTGCGAAGCGCCTTCGCGCTCCGTCGAAACCTCTCCCAAAGAACTCTTCTCCTTCTTCCGCGACATGGCTCTCATGCGTCGGATGGAGATTTCCGCAGATTCTCTTTACAAGGCAAAACTCATCCGTGGATTCTGCCACTTGTACGACGGACAAGAAGCCGTGGCTGTGGGCATGGAAGCCGCCATCACTAAGAAGGATTGCATCATAACTTCTTACCGTGATCACTGCACGTTTGTTGCCCGCGGTGGGACCCAGCTTGAGGTTTTTGCGGAGTTGATGGGGAGAAAGGATGGTTGTTCCCGGGGAAAGGGAGGTTCGATGCATTTTTACAAGAAAGATGCCGGTTTTTATGGAGGCCATGGGATTGTTGGGGCCCAGATTCCGTTAGGATGTGGGTTGGCTTTCGCGCAGAAATACTCCAAGGATGAAACAGTGACCTTTGCGTTGTACGGTGACGGTGCGGCAAACCAGGGGCAGTTGTTCGAGGCACTTAATATTTCTGCTCTTTGGGATCTGCCAGCGATTTTGGTCTGCGAGAATAATCACT ATGGAATGGGGACAGCTGAGTGGAGAGCAGCCAAGAGTCCGGCCTACTACAAGCGCGGAGACTATGTTCCAGGTTTGAAG GTTGATGGCATGGATGCCTTTGCTGTGAAACAAGCTTGCAAGTTTACCAAGGAGCATGCTCTGAAGAATGGACCAATT ATTCTTGAAATGGACACATACAGGTATCATGGTCATTCTATGTCTGACCCAGGGAGCACCTACCGCACACGTGATGAGATTTCTGGTGTGAGACAG GAACGTGATCCaattgaaagaataagaaagTTGATTCTGTCACATGACCTAGCTACTGAGAAAGAACTAAAG gACATTGAGAAGGAAGTAAGAAAAGAGGTAGACGAGGCCATTGCTAAAGCCAAG GAAAGTCCCATGCCAGACCCTTCTGAACTATTCACAAATGTATATGTGAAAGGTTTTGGAATAGAG GCGTGCGGACCAGATAGGAAAGAAGTTAGAGGTGTGCTTCCTTAA